The following proteins come from a genomic window of Streptococcus oralis:
- a CDS encoding MalY/PatB family protein, producing the protein MGKYDFTSLPNRFGHHTYKWKEAETDRELLPAWIADMDFAVLPEVQQAVQAYADQLVYGYTYASDALIESVQEWEASQHGYHFDKDALVFIEGVVPAISIAIQAFTKEGEAVLINTPVYPPFARSVKLNNRRLITNSLVEKDGLFEIDFDRLEKDMVGEDVKLYILCNPHNPGGRVWEKEVLEKIGNLCQKHGVLLVSDEIHQDLALFGHKHQSFNTVNPDFKNFALVLSSATKTFNIAGTKNSYAVIENPKLRVAFQKRQLANNQHEISGLGYLATEAAYRYGKDWLGELKEVIEDHINYVVDVLGNETKIKVMKPQGTYLIWLDFSAYDLTDDRLQELLKNEAKVILNRGLDFGEEGSLHARLNVAMPKSVLEEVCQRIVTTFATL; encoded by the coding sequence ATGGGAAAATATGATTTTACAAGCCTGCCCAATCGTTTTGGGCATCATACCTATAAATGGAAAGAAGCGGAAACTGATCGAGAACTTCTACCAGCCTGGATAGCAGATATGGACTTTGCGGTCTTGCCTGAGGTTCAACAAGCAGTACAAGCCTACGCAGATCAGTTGGTCTATGGCTATACCTATGCTAGCGATGCTTTGATTGAGTCGGTTCAAGAATGGGAAGCCAGCCAACACGGTTATCACTTTGACAAGGATGCTCTCGTCTTTATCGAAGGAGTGGTGCCAGCTATTTCAATAGCTATTCAAGCCTTTACAAAAGAAGGTGAGGCTGTTCTGATTAATACACCGGTCTATCCACCTTTTGCTCGCAGTGTCAAGTTGAATAATCGTAGATTGATTACTAATTCTTTGGTGGAAAAGGATGGTCTGTTTGAGATTGACTTTGACCGGTTGGAGAAGGATATGGTGGGAGAGGATGTGAAGCTTTATATCCTCTGCAATCCTCACAATCCTGGTGGACGTGTGTGGGAAAAGGAAGTGTTGGAAAAGATCGGAAATCTCTGCCAAAAACACGGTGTTTTGTTGGTTTCGGATGAGATTCACCAAGATTTGGCCCTCTTTGGTCACAAACACCAGTCTTTTAATACCGTAAATCCAGACTTCAAAAACTTTGCTCTTGTTTTGAGCAGTGCTACCAAGACTTTTAATATTGCTGGGACCAAGAATTCCTATGCTGTCATTGAAAATCCCAAGCTTCGTGTGGCTTTCCAAAAACGCCAGTTGGCCAATAACCAACATGAAATCTCAGGCTTGGGTTATTTGGCGACAGAAGCTGCCTACCGTTATGGTAAGGACTGGTTAGGAGAGTTAAAGGAAGTCATCGAGGACCACATTAACTATGTAGTGGATGTTTTGGGCAACGAAACCAAGATTAAGGTCATGAAACCACAAGGAACTTACTTGATTTGGCTTGATTTTTCAGCCTATGACCTAACGGATGACCGCTTGCAAGAGCTTTTGAAGAATGAAGCCAAGGTTATCTTGAACCGAGGTTTAGACTTTGGGGAGGAAGGAAGCCTTCATGCTCGCCTCAATGTAGCTATGCCGAAGTCAGTACTAGAAGAGGTTTGTCAACGCATCGTGACCACTTTTGCTACACTTTAA
- a CDS encoding polysaccharide biosynthesis protein, whose protein sequence is MSNENNHQQAQMLRGTAWLTASNFISRLLGAIYIIPWYIWMGTYAAKANGLFTMGYNIYAWFLLISTAGIPVAVAKQVAKYNTMREEEHSFALIRSFLGFMTGLGLVFALVLYLFSPWLADLSGVGKDLIPIMQSLAWAVLIFPSMSVIRGFFQGMNNLKPYAMSQIAEQVIRVIWMLLATFIIMKIGSGDYLSAVTQSTFAAFVGMVASFAVLIYFLSKEGLLQKVFETRDKINSKRLLVDTIKEAIPFILTGSAIQLFQILDQMTFINSMTWFTNYSNEDLVVMFSYFSANPNKITMILISVGVSIGSVGLPLLTENYVKGDLQAAARLVQDSLTMLFMFLLPATVGVVMVGEPLYTVFYGKPDSLAMGLFVFAVLQSTILGLYMVLSPMLQAMFRNRKAVLYFVYGSIAKLVLQLPAIAIFHSYGPLISTTIGLIIPNFLMYRDICQVTGARRKIILKRTILIMILTMVMFILVGFLQWILGFFFQPSGRFSSFLYVALIGGLGGGLYGLMSLGTHLLDKIIGKPQADRLRAKFKRS, encoded by the coding sequence ATGTCTAACGAAAACAATCACCAGCAAGCCCAAATGTTGCGAGGGACTGCCTGGCTAACAGCTAGTAACTTTATCAGTCGCCTTCTTGGGGCGATTTACATTATCCCCTGGTACATCTGGATGGGAACTTATGCCGCTAAGGCAAATGGTCTCTTTACCATGGGCTACAATATTTACGCCTGGTTCTTGCTGATTTCGACAGCGGGTATCCCAGTTGCGGTCGCCAAACAAGTGGCTAAGTACAATACCATGCGAGAAGAAGAGCACAGCTTTGCCTTGATTCGGAGTTTTCTAGGCTTTATGACGGGCTTGGGACTAGTCTTTGCCTTGGTCTTGTATCTCTTTTCTCCCTGGTTAGCAGACTTATCAGGTGTGGGGAAAGACCTAATTCCTATCATGCAGAGCTTGGCATGGGCGGTCTTGATTTTCCCATCTATGAGTGTCATCCGGGGCTTCTTCCAAGGGATGAACAACCTGAAACCCTATGCTATGAGTCAAATCGCTGAGCAGGTGATCCGTGTTATCTGGATGTTGTTGGCTACTTTCATCATCATGAAAATCGGATCAGGGGATTACTTATCAGCGGTTACTCAGTCTACCTTTGCAGCCTTTGTGGGGATGGTGGCAAGTTTTGCAGTTTTGATTTATTTTCTTTCTAAGGAGGGACTGCTCCAAAAGGTATTTGAAACACGAGATAAGATTAATAGCAAGCGACTCTTGGTTGATACCATCAAGGAAGCCATTCCCTTTATCCTGACAGGATCAGCCATCCAGCTCTTCCAGATTTTAGACCAGATGACCTTCATCAATAGCATGACCTGGTTTACCAACTACAGCAATGAAGACTTGGTTGTTATGTTTTCTTATTTCTCTGCCAATCCCAATAAAATCACCATGATTTTAATCTCTGTTGGTGTCTCGATTGGAAGTGTCGGCTTGCCGCTGTTAACGGAGAACTATGTGAAAGGCGACTTGCAGGCGGCGGCTCGTCTTGTCCAAGATAGTCTAACCATGCTCTTTATGTTTCTTTTACCAGCAACAGTTGGGGTCGTCATGGTAGGGGAGCCTCTCTATACAGTTTTTTACGGTAAGCCAGATAGTTTGGCTATGGGCTTGTTTGTCTTTGCGGTTTTACAGTCTACTATTTTAGGCTTGTATATGGTCTTGTCTCCTATGCTTCAGGCTATGTTTCGCAATCGCAAGGCAGTTCTTTACTTTGTCTATGGATCAATTGCTAAGCTAGTCTTGCAGTTACCAGCTATTGCCATTTTCCATAGTTATGGTCCCTTGATTTCAACGACCATCGGTCTCATCATTCCAAATTTTTTGATGTACCGAGATATTTGTCAGGTGACGGGTGCACGTCGTAAGATTATCTTAAAACGGACAATTTTGATTATGATTTTGACAATGGTCATGTTTATTCTGGTTGGTTTTCTACAGTGGATTTTAGGATTTTTCTTCCAACCAAGTGGACGCTTCTCGAGTTTCCTTTATGTAGCCCTCATCGGAGGTCTCGGTGGAGGGCTCTATGGTTTAATGAGTCTTGGCACTCACCTATTGGATAAGATTATTGGGAAACCTCAAGCAGACCGCCTACGAGCAAAATTTAAACGATCTTAA
- a CDS encoding peptide ABC transporter substrate-binding protein, whose product MKKSKAKYLTLASVVLSAGILLSACGNSSSSSKTYNYVYSSDPSSLNYLAENRATTNDIVTNLVDGLMENDQYGNYVPSLAEDWTVSKDGLTYTYKLRKDAKWYTYEGEEYAPVTAQDFVTGLKYAADKKSEALYLVQESVAGLDDYINGKTTDFSTVGVKAIDDQTVQYTLTRPEPYWNSKTTSTILFPVNADFLKSKGDDFGKVDPSSILYNGPFLMKSFVSKSVIEYKKNPNYWDAKNVFVDDVKLTYYDGSDQDALARNFVEGVYSYARLYPNSSSFEGIKEKNKDNIIYSMQTATSYYLNFNLDRKSYNFTSKSSDIEKKSTQEAVLNKNFRQAFNYAYNRTAYGAQSQGEDGATKIIRNLVVPPTFVSINGKDFGDVVSEKMVNYGQEWQGINFADAQDPYYNPDKAKAKFAEAKKELEAKDVQFPIHLDVSVDQSSKKGVLEASSLKQSIESVLGAENVVIDIQQLSTDDFDNSSYLAQTAAQKDFDIYNGGWGPDYLDPSTYLDILNVNNGGMLQNLGLEPGEVNDKAKAVGLDTYTQMLEEANKEQDPAKRYEKYAEVQAWLVDSALAIPNVSLGGTPGLRKTVPFSAPFSQAGNKGVESYKYLKLQDKTVTADEYEKAKEKWLKEKEESNKKAQEELAKHVK is encoded by the coding sequence ATGAAAAAGTCTAAGGCCAAGTATCTGACACTTGCAAGTGTCGTGTTAAGCGCAGGTATCTTACTGAGCGCATGTGGAAACTCAAGTAGTTCTTCTAAAACATATAACTATGTTTATTCGAGTGATCCATCTAGTTTGAACTATCTAGCAGAGAACCGTGCAACAACCAATGATATCGTTACCAATCTGGTAGATGGTTTGATGGAAAATGACCAATATGGGAACTATGTTCCATCTTTGGCAGAGGATTGGACCGTTTCCAAGGACGGTTTGACTTATACCTACAAACTTCGTAAAGATGCCAAGTGGTATACATACGAAGGTGAAGAATACGCACCTGTAACTGCTCAAGACTTTGTGACAGGTTTGAAATATGCGGCAGATAAAAAATCTGAAGCCTTGTACTTGGTTCAAGAATCTGTAGCAGGTTTGGATGACTATATCAACGGTAAAACAACAGACTTTTCAACTGTCGGTGTGAAGGCGATTGATGACCAAACAGTTCAGTACACTTTGACACGACCAGAGCCTTACTGGAATTCAAAAACAACATCCACCATTCTCTTCCCTGTCAATGCCGACTTCTTGAAATCAAAAGGGGATGATTTTGGTAAGGTAGATCCTTCTAGCATTTTGTACAATGGACCTTTCTTGATGAAATCTTTTGTTTCAAAATCTGTTATTGAATACAAGAAAAATCCAAATTACTGGGATGCTAAAAATGTCTTTGTGGACGATGTGAAATTGACTTACTATGATGGTAGTGACCAAGATGCCCTAGCTCGTAACTTTGTAGAAGGAGTCTACAGCTACGCTCGTCTCTATCCAAATAGCTCAAGCTTTGAAGGAATTAAAGAGAAGAACAAGGATAATATCATCTATAGTATGCAAACCGCAACTTCTTATTACTTGAACTTCAATTTGGACAGAAAATCTTATAACTTCACGTCTAAATCCTCAGATATCGAAAAGAAATCAACCCAAGAAGCAGTTCTGAATAAAAACTTCCGCCAAGCCTTCAACTATGCTTACAACCGTACAGCCTATGGAGCTCAATCTCAAGGGGAAGACGGAGCAACGAAGATTATTCGTAACTTGGTTGTACCTCCAACATTTGTAAGTATCAACGGAAAAGACTTTGGTGATGTTGTTTCAGAAAAGATGGTCAACTATGGCCAAGAATGGCAAGGAATCAACTTTGCAGATGCGCAAGATCCATACTACAATCCTGACAAGGCTAAAGCTAAATTTGCAGAAGCTAAGAAAGAATTGGAAGCTAAGGATGTGCAATTCCCAATCCACTTGGATGTATCTGTAGACCAATCATCTAAAAAAGGTGTACTTGAAGCGAGCTCTTTGAAACAATCCATCGAATCTGTTCTGGGAGCTGAGAATGTGGTTATCGATATCCAACAATTATCAACAGATGACTTCGATAATTCTAGCTACCTCGCTCAAACTGCAGCTCAAAAAGACTTTGATATCTATAATGGTGGTTGGGGTCCAGACTATCTAGACCCATCAACCTACCTCGATATCTTAAATGTCAATAACGGTGGTATGTTGCAAAACCTCGGTCTAGAACCAGGTGAGGTCAATGACAAGGCTAAGGCAGTTGGTCTGGATACTTACACTCAAATGTTGGAAGAAGCGAACAAGGAGCAAGATCCAGCGAAACGTTATGAAAAATATGCTGAAGTTCAAGCTTGGCTCGTTGATAGCGCCCTTGCAATTCCAAACGTCTCCCTTGGTGGAACACCTGGCTTGAGAAAGACAGTTCCATTCTCAGCGCCATTCTCACAAGCAGGAAATAAGGGTGTCGAATCATACAAGTATCTCAAGTTACAAGATAAGACTGTAACGGCTGATGAGTATGAAAAAGCTAAAGAAAAATGGCTGAAAGAAAAAGAAGAATCAAATAAAAAGGCCCAAGAAGAACTGGCAAAACACGTTAAATAA
- a CDS encoding UDP-N-acetylmuramoyl-L-alanyl-D-glutamate--L-lysine ligase — MIKIETVLDILKKDGLFREIIDQGHYHYNCSEVVFDSIGYDSRKVKEGTLFFAKGAAFKKEYLISAISQGLAWYVAEKDYEVGIPVIVVNDIKKAMSLIAMEFYGNPQEKLKIIAFTGTKGKTTAAYFAYNILAQHRRPAMLSTMNTTLDGKTFFKSALTTPESIDLFDMMAQAVKNGRTHLIMEVSSQAYLVKRVYGLTFDVGVFLNISPDHIGPIEHPSFEDYFYHKRLLMENSRAVVINSDMDHFSVLKEQVANQGHDFYGSQSSNQIENSKAFSFSATGKFAGDYDIQLIGHFNQENAVAAGLACLRLGASLEDVKKGIAATRVPGRMEVLTQKNGAKVFIDYAHNGDSLKKLINVVETHQTGKIALVLGSTGNKGESRRKDFGLLLNQHPEIQVFLTADDPNYEDPMVIADEISSYISHPVEKIADREEAIKAAMAITNQELDAVIIAGKGADCYQIVQGKKEDYPGDAAIAERYL, encoded by the coding sequence ATGATTAAGATTGAAACCGTATTAGATATTTTAAAGAAAGATGGCCTTTTTCGTGAGATTATTGACCAAGGTCATTACCACTACAACTGCAGTGAAGTTGTTTTTGATAGCATCGGTTACGACAGCAGAAAAGTAAAAGAAGGCACTCTTTTTTTTGCCAAAGGCGCTGCCTTTAAAAAAGAATATCTCATTTCTGCTATAAGTCAAGGTTTGGCTTGGTATGTCGCAGAAAAGGACTACGAAGTCGGTATCCCCGTCATCGTTGTGAACGATATCAAAAAAGCCATGAGTTTGATTGCTATGGAATTTTATGGCAATCCACAAGAAAAGCTCAAAATTATCGCTTTCACTGGGACTAAGGGTAAGACAACAGCGGCCTATTTTGCCTATAACATCTTGGCTCAACACCGTCGCCCAGCTATGCTGTCTACCATGAATACAACCTTAGATGGTAAGACCTTCTTTAAATCTGCCCTCACAACTCCTGAGAGCATTGATCTCTTTGATATGATGGCTCAGGCTGTTAAGAATGGTAGAACCCATCTCATCATGGAAGTCTCTAGTCAAGCCTATCTGGTCAAACGCGTCTATGGTCTGACTTTTGATGTAGGAGTGTTCCTCAATATCAGCCCTGATCATATCGGTCCGATTGAGCATCCTAGTTTTGAAGATTACTTCTACCACAAACGTCTCTTGATGGAGAATAGCCGAGCAGTTGTCATTAATAGCGACATGGACCATTTTTCAGTCTTAAAAGAACAAGTGGCAAATCAAGGCCATGACTTCTATGGTAGCCAGTCAAGTAACCAAATCGAGAACTCCAAAGCCTTTAGCTTTTCAGCTACAGGTAAATTCGCTGGTGATTATGATATCCAACTCATTGGCCACTTTAACCAAGAAAATGCAGTTGCTGCAGGACTTGCCTGTCTTCGTCTAGGTGCCAGTCTTGAAGACGTCAAAAAAGGGATCGCTGCAACCCGCGTTCCTGGACGTATGGAAGTCCTCACGCAGAAAAATGGAGCCAAGGTCTTCATCGACTATGCTCACAATGGAGACAGTCTGAAAAAACTCATCAATGTGGTTGAAACCCATCAAACTGGAAAAATCGCTCTGGTTCTCGGTTCGACTGGAAACAAGGGTGAAAGTCGTCGCAAAGACTTTGGACTCCTTCTCAATCAACATCCTGAGATTCAAGTCTTTCTCACCGCTGATGACCCCAACTATGAAGATCCAATGGTGATTGCAGATGAAATCAGCAGCTACATCAGTCATCCTGTTGAAAAGATTGCCGATCGTGAAGAAGCCATCAAGGCGGCGATGGCCATCACAAATCAAGAACTTGATGCCGTGATTATTGCAGGTAAGGGAGCTGATTGCTACCAAATCGTCCAAGGAAAGAAAGAAGACTATCCTGGAGACGCAGCTATCGCAGAACGTTACCTATAA
- a CDS encoding cystathionine gamma-synthase has translation MSKELHINTILAQAGIKSDKATGALVTPLHFSTTYQHPEFGQSTGFDYTRTKNPTRSKAEEVLAAIESADYALATSSGMAAIVLAFSVFPVGSKVLAVRDLYGGSFRWFNQVEQDGRFHFNYANTEAELIAELEKDVDVLYIETPTNPLMLEFDIAKLAKLAHAKGAKVVVDNTFYSPIYQRPIEEGADIVLHSATKYLAGHNDVLAGVVVTNSLELYEQLFYNLNTTGAVLSPFDSYQLIRGLKTLPLRMERSTANAQEVVAFLKASSAVKEVLYTGRGGMISFKVVDEKRIPHILNSLKVFSFAESLGGVESLITYPTTQTHADIPAEVRHSYGLTDDLLRLSIGIEDARDLIADLRQALEG, from the coding sequence ATGAGCAAAGAACTACACATCAACACAATTTTAGCCCAGGCGGGGATCAAGTCAGATAAGGCGACAGGTGCCTTGGTGACGCCGCTTCATTTTTCAACCACTTATCAGCATCCAGAGTTCGGTCAGTCTACGGGATTTGACTATACCCGTACTAAAAACCCAACTCGCAGTAAGGCGGAGGAGGTCTTGGCGGCAATCGAATCAGCAGACTATGCTCTAGCAACGAGCTCAGGTATGGCGGCGATTGTACTGGCTTTTAGTGTTTTTCCAGTAGGAAGTAAAGTCTTGGCTGTGCGCGATCTGTATGGGGGTTCTTTCCGTTGGTTTAACCAAGTCGAGCAAGATGGCCGGTTCCATTTTAACTATGCCAATACTGAAGCAGAGTTGATTGCTGAGTTAGAAAAGGATGTGGATGTTCTCTATATCGAAACACCAACCAATCCGTTGATGTTGGAATTTGATATTGCAAAACTAGCCAAACTAGCTCATGCCAAGGGTGCCAAGGTAGTGGTAGACAATACCTTCTACAGCCCGATTTACCAACGTCCGATTGAAGAAGGTGCGGATATTGTTCTTCATTCAGCAACCAAGTATCTAGCAGGGCACAATGATGTCTTGGCTGGGGTGGTTGTGACTAATAGTTTAGAACTATATGAACAACTTTTCTATAATCTCAATACGACAGGTGCGGTCTTGTCACCATTTGATAGTTATCAGTTGATTCGTGGTCTTAAAACTCTACCTCTTCGTATGGAGCGTTCTACAGCCAATGCCCAAGAAGTGGTTGCCTTTTTGAAGGCTTCATCTGCTGTCAAGGAAGTGCTCTATACTGGACGTGGGGGTATGATTTCCTTTAAAGTAGTGGATGAAAAGCGTATTCCTCATATTTTAAATAGCTTAAAGGTTTTCTCATTTGCTGAGAGTTTGGGTGGGGTAGAGAGTCTGATCACCTATCCGACGACGCAGACCCATGCGGATATTCCAGCAGAAGTGCGCCATTCTTATGGATTGACAGATGATCTTTTGCGTTTGTCTATTGGGATTGAGGATGCTAGAGATTTGATTGCGGACTTGCGCCAAGCTTTGGAGGGATAA
- a CDS encoding GIY-YIG nuclease family protein yields the protein MDHKAYMYVVECRDGSYYTGYTTDVKKRLAVHNSGKGAKYTRARLPVKLIYVEGFASKEEAMSAEALLKRKKRPQKERFLSENQKKNLVNHIEI from the coding sequence ATGGATCATAAGGCATATATGTACGTGGTGGAGTGCCGTGACGGTTCTTACTATACGGGCTATACAACGGATGTTAAGAAACGCCTTGCCGTTCATAATAGTGGTAAGGGAGCCAAGTATACCCGAGCTCGCTTGCCAGTCAAACTCATCTATGTAGAGGGCTTTGCTAGTAAGGAAGAAGCCATGTCTGCAGAGGCTCTCCTCAAACGAAAGAAACGTCCACAGAAAGAACGATTTCTATCCGAAAATCAAAAGAAAAATCTAGTCAACCATATTGAAATCTAA
- a CDS encoding manganese-dependent inorganic pyrophosphatase produces MSKILVFGHQNPDSDAIGSSVAFAYLAKEAYGLDTEAVALGTPNEETAFVLNYFGVEAPRVITSAKAEGAEQVILTDHNEFQQSVSDIAEVEVYGVVDHHRVANFETASPLYMRLEPVGSASSIVYRMFKEHGVAVPKEIAGLMLSGLISDTLLLKSPTTHPSDKVIASELAELAGVNLEEYGLAMLKAGTNLASKSAEELIDIDAKTFELNGNKVRVAQVNTVDIAEVLERQAEIEAAMQAANAANGYSDFVLMITDIVNSNSEILALGSNMDKVEAAFNFKLENNHAFLPGAVSRKKQVVPQLTESFNGQVPE; encoded by the coding sequence ATGTCTAAGATTCTAGTATTTGGTCACCAAAATCCAGACTCAGATGCCATCGGGTCATCTGTAGCCTTTGCTTATCTTGCAAAAGAGGCGTATGGATTGGACACAGAAGCAGTAGCTCTCGGTACTCCTAATGAAGAAACAGCCTTTGTTTTGAACTATTTTGGTGTTGAAGCACCACGTGTCATCACATCAGCTAAAGCAGAAGGGGCAGAGCAAGTTATCTTGACTGACCACAATGAATTCCAACAATCTGTTTCAGATATCGCTGAAGTAGAAGTTTATGGTGTTGTAGACCACCACCGTGTAGCTAACTTTGAAACTGCAAGCCCACTCTACATGCGTTTGGAACCAGTTGGATCTGCGTCTTCAATCGTTTACCGAATGTTCAAAGAACACGGCGTAGCAGTTCCTAAAGAAATTGCAGGTTTGATGCTTTCAGGTTTGATTTCTGATACCCTTCTTTTGAAATCACCAACAACTCACCCATCTGATAAAGTGATTGCGTCTGAATTGGCTGAATTAGCTGGAGTCAACTTGGAAGAGTACGGTCTTGCTATGCTGAAAGCTGGTACAAACTTGGCTAGTAAATCTGCTGAAGAATTGATTGACATTGATGCTAAGACTTTTGAACTCAACGGAAATAAGGTTCGTGTTGCCCAAGTGAATACGGTTGATATTGCTGAAGTTTTGGAACGTCAAGCTGAAATCGAAGCAGCAATGCAAGCGGCTAATGCGGCAAACGGCTACTCTGACTTTGTTTTGATGATTACAGACATCGTAAACTCAAACTCAGAAATCCTTGCTCTTGGGTCAAACATGGACAAGGTCGAAGCAGCATTTAACTTCAAACTTGAAAACAACCACGCTTTCCTTCCAGGTGCTGTTTCACGTAAGAAACAAGTGGTGCCTCAGTTGACTGAAAGCTTTAATGGGCAAGTTCCTGAGTGA
- a CDS encoding DUF1803 domain-containing protein — translation MIQIFNPSRLTRQPFFIDLVDYLDQHDDVILREIKAQFPDVAVDKLMEEYIKAGLILRENKRYFLNLPFLESIDDLTLDQEIFIKEDSPVYQDLVEKTFETELRNQTNAAILIEHTDFAREKMTLSNYFYKVKHQYPLTEKQLELYTILGDVNPEYALKYMTTFLLKFLKKDQLMQKRHDIFVESLVVLGYVVQNEEGKYELSVDFDKERLTFYLS, via the coding sequence ATGATTCAGATTTTTAATCCTTCTCGTTTGACTCGACAACCATTTTTTATAGATTTGGTTGACTATTTGGACCAGCATGATGATGTTATCCTCCGGGAGATAAAGGCTCAGTTTCCAGATGTGGCAGTTGATAAACTCATGGAAGAGTATATAAAGGCAGGTTTGATCCTAAGGGAAAACAAACGCTATTTTCTCAATCTCCCTTTTCTAGAATCAATTGATGACCTAACACTTGACCAAGAAATTTTTATAAAAGAGGACAGTCCAGTCTATCAAGACTTGGTGGAGAAGACTTTTGAGACGGAATTGCGCAATCAAACCAATGCAGCCATTTTAATCGAACATACGGACTTTGCAAGAGAAAAGATGACCCTATCCAACTATTTCTACAAGGTCAAGCACCAATATCCTTTGACAGAAAAACAGCTGGAACTCTATACCATTTTGGGAGATGTCAATCCTGAGTACGCCCTCAAGTATATGACGACCTTTTTACTGAAGTTTCTCAAAAAGGACCAGCTCATGCAGAAACGGCATGATATCTTCGTTGAGAGTCTAGTCGTCTTGGGCTATGTAGTGCAAAACGAAGAAGGGAAGTATGAGTTGTCTGTTGATTTCGACAAGGAACGGTTGACTTTCTATTTGTCTTAA
- a CDS encoding YiiX/YebB-like N1pC/P60 family cysteine hydrolase, which yields MLENGDLIFVKDLSDMGQAIQASTGYYSHVAIFLDGFIYHASGQAGVICQEPANFFEPTHLYDLYVYPEMEVDLVKERARKHLGAPYNASFYPDGSGFYCSQYIAEILPIFETIPMKFGDGEQEISDFWREYYRKLELPVPLNQPGTNPSQLAASPLLECKERNLHDSDF from the coding sequence ATGTTAGAAAATGGCGATTTGATTTTTGTGAAGGATCTTTCAGATATGGGGCAGGCCATCCAGGCTTCTACGGGGTACTATAGTCATGTAGCCATCTTTTTGGACGGTTTCATCTACCATGCTAGTGGGCAAGCAGGTGTTATTTGTCAAGAACCGGCTAATTTTTTTGAACCGACTCATCTCTACGATCTTTATGTCTACCCAGAGATGGAAGTTGACTTGGTAAAGGAGAGAGCTAGAAAACATTTAGGTGCACCCTATAATGCCTCTTTTTATCCAGATGGGTCTGGCTTTTACTGCTCCCAGTATATTGCTGAAATCTTACCGATTTTTGAAACTATTCCCATGAAATTCGGGGATGGGGAGCAGGAAATTAGTGATTTTTGGAGAGAATATTACAGGAAACTCGAACTTCCAGTGCCCCTGAACCAGCCAGGGACCAATCCCAGTCAGTTGGCAGCATCTCCTCTTTTAGAATGTAAAGAAAGGAATCTTCATGATTCAGATTTTTAA
- a CDS encoding CsbD family protein, which translates to MSLENKLDQATGAIKEGFGKVTGDSKTEAEGTVEKTVAKAKEVVEDAKGAVEGAVEGLKNSIKKED; encoded by the coding sequence ATGTCACTTGAAAATAAATTGGATCAAGCAACTGGTGCTATCAAAGAAGGATTTGGTAAAGTTACTGGCGATAGCAAGACAGAAGCAGAAGGTACTGTAGAAAAAACAGTTGCGAAAGCAAAAGAAGTTGTAGAAGATGCTAAAGGTGCTGTAGAAGGTGCCGTTGAAGGTCTTAAAAATTCAATTAAGAAAGAAGACTAA